In the Danaus plexippus chromosome 16 unlocalized genomic scaffold, MEX_DaPlex mxdp_31, whole genome shotgun sequence genome, one interval contains:
- the LOC116771650 gene encoding bis(5'-nucleosyl)-tetraphosphatase [asymmetrical], translating to MSATRAAGLVIYRKSNEYIQFLLLQTSYGQHHWTPPKGHVDPGESDWVTALRETKEEAGLSENDLEIHRDVTKTLNYAVNGKPKAVVYWLAKLKNPEQKITLSDEHQDLKWLQLKEAQEISGFEDMNKLLEEFHVKALKLA from the exons ATGTCCGCAACGAGAGCTGCAGGTTTGGTCATATACAGAAAAAGCAatgaatatatacaatttcttttGCTTCAAACATCTTATGGCCAACACCATTGGACTCCAccaaaag GCCATGTGGATCCAGGAGAGTCAGATTGGGTAACAGCATTAAGAGAAACAAAAGAAGAAGCTGGACTGTCAGAAAATGATTTAGAG ATTCATCGAGATGTTACTAAAACTCTTAACTATGCAGTGAATGGGAAACCAAAGGCAGTTGTCTACTGGTtggctaaattaaaaaatccagAACAAAAGATAACATTGTCTGATGAGCATCAAGATCTAAAATGGCTGCAATTGAAAGAAGCACAAGAGATATCTGGCTTTGAAGATATGAATAAACTTTTAGAAGAATTTCATGTGAAGGCTCTCAAACTTGCttag